The genomic window GGCCGTGTTTCGCCATCGGGTTGAATTTGCATGAGAACAGCGCCAATTCCGTATGAAGAGCAGTCCGCTGACAATATCGTTGGGTAGGCGGGATTATACCTAGCGGTGCACTCTGCCGATGCGATGGCGTCTTTAATGTCCTTAAAGGCAGCTTGTTGTGATGGACCCCAGGTCCATTCTGTGTTCTTTCGCAGCAACTCTCGCAGCGGTGCAGTTTTGTCGGCTAGTAGAAACCTTGCCATGCAAGTTGCCATCCCTAAAAACCGTCTGACGCCCGAACCATCCGTTGGTGGCGGAAGGTTTTTGATTGCAAAGACTTTGTCCGGGTCTGGACTTTCATTGAGGAGATAGCCCAGGAACTTTACTTCTTTTGTTTTGAACACGCACTTTGCGACATTTAGCGTCACGCCCGACGCTTGCAGTCTCCTCAGAACTTTCTGGAGGTTAGAATCATGTTCCGCTTCGGTCTCCCCATAAACAAGAATGTGATCCATCATGTTCGCTACCCCTGGAACGCCGTTGAGTATCTCGGATATCTTCTTCTGAAAGTACTCGGGCGCTGAGGTTATACCAAAAGGCATTCTCGTAAAGCAATATCTGCCAAAAGAGGTGATGAAGGTCGTTAATTCCTGGCTTGCTGGCGACAACTTGATCTGGTAAAAGCCAGAATTTGCGTCAAGTTTAGAACATACACGAGCGTTTTGAAGCTGCCCCAGCGTTTCTTCTACCTTGGGTAATACATAACGTTCTCGCAGGACTGCTTGGTTCAACCTCGTAAGGTCCACGCATATCCTCACGTCTCCCGAAGGTTTAACAACCGGTACGATGCCTGCACACCAAGAGGTTGGGCCTTCTACCGCTCTGATAACCACGTTCTTTTCCATATTTTGGAGCTCTTTCTTCACTTTTTTCCGAAGAGGAAATTGGAATTCTTCTCGCAGTATAAATTGCGAACGGCGTTGAGCCTTCTTGAAGTCTGATGTGGTATTCGCCTTCCAGCGTACCTAATCCGTGAAAGAGGTGTGGGAATTGGTTTTCCACCTTCTTTGAGGAAGGGGTCATCGGCTCCACGAATTTTACGATGCCTAGCGATTCCAGAGCGGGCACTCCTAGCAGTGCTGTCTGGAGCGATTCTACAACATATATGACTTCGCGGGACACTTTGCCCTTCCATATTATGTCCGCAGTGAATTTGCCTAGTACTTGTAGAGTTTGTCCCGACGGTCCTTTCAATATCTCTTTGGTAGGTTCTAGCACACTGGGGTTACCCGAAAACGGCGCGGGAACAGCAGTTACTTCTGCCCCCGAATCAACTTTCTTGCTCACTGCCACTCCATTAATAACGACACTGGTATACTTTGCTGACATTCTATTGGTCAATTTTCCCAAAAAAGTACGTTTCGCCGTCGTGGCGTACAGTAGAAAGACGAAACTTACGGGCACTCTGAGATTTATTCCTACAGACTATGGCAAAATGTCCAACTTTCTCTCAAAAATGGCACTTTACCGTCCTTGCTGGGCAGGTAGTACGAGGGTGTTGCCGTCTTCCGCACCAAGCACACGGAGTTCCATCGTGCTCGGAATCACTTTGGCTTCGCTGGCCACTTTTCTGATTCGGCGTCCTAGACTGGTCTAGACGGGATCTAGACGGGATCTTCTTTCCACGCCCCACACTGTCGATATTAGGGTCGCCTTGCTGCAAACTTCCGTATCCACCTTCGAGTTCCTTCTGTTGACTCTGTATGCCTTCCCTGAGGCGAGCCTTGGCGAATGCGGACGATGCTGTTAGCGCAGGATCCATTTGTAGGCTTTCAGATAGGGTGCAGTCCTTGAGTCCCAAAACAAACCTGTCGCGAATCATTCGGGTTTTCATTTCGCCAAACTTGCATCTTTCCTACAGCGTATGCAGCGCAGTCATGAATTCGTCGACGGTTTCTCCGGGCTCTTGGCAGCGACGGTGGAAGCGGGCAGTTTCGTAGACAATGTTGTCTATTTGTGAAAAATGCTCGTCAaacattgttttttactgtaTCGTACGTTTTCGCTTCTTCTGCGGAAAGGTCGAAGGTGCTGAAGACCTTTCTTGCTTGCCTCCCCATCGTATACAAGAGCGTCCTGACTTGGGCTTCACTGTTGCGGTCGGAGAGGCCTGATGCAAACCTGTAATCATCAAACTCCTGTATCCAGGCTTCCCACTCGGTCGCGGACTCGAAGTTGAAGGGTTCTGGCTGCCGTCCTGTGAAGGGCGTCGAGAAGACGACTGGCTTGCTGGCTTCGGCGTTGGTATTCATTTGGGAACCGAAGGAACATAACGTAGGCGGCGGGCTACACCGCTCCTAACACCATGTCGTGTCTCCCAAGTGTCTGGCTGAGTAACTGCCAGCTTTGAGCAGGGGAAGGAATCCTTTATTTCCGTGATACGCCGCTTAAGTATGGCATGCCCAAGCAAACAAGTTCAATGCTAACCGCGTGCGACGGCAACAGATAGCACACGTTGATAGTGATTAAACGCATGATGAGCCATAACACGACAGGTACAGTTccggttcggcaaaaaataacggttaataacggttttcggttcgggttcgggttctgttcgactctctgcttcaTTCAGATGCTTTCTGGGAAATAACGAACTTCGAGGCGTGAATTCTTTCTTCAGCAAGACGCCAAAAGTTTGCCGACAAATAGCTCAGGTAAGCCTAATGCCAGAAAGCCTTGCCAAAACAAACATCGACAGGAGGCCCGCCGTCCCGCGATACCGGCAGCCGGTCTCCGACACGTACGAACGTGGAGGAGGCCCGTGTTTTGACACGttaatcgccagtgtacgccttttgaagcagattttttttttacgtcacaTGAAAAGTCTAACACCGGGCCATGTCccggcaaaatataaatgaaatcaaaaaggtccttttcgagaaacggacgcgcaaaatccttgtttttttcgaaatgtgcTTAAACATTTGTGTCTTTCAGAAGATACCTGTAGGAGGTATACGCACGATAGATACATTAAATgtaagagcattaaaagcttaGTGAACTGATACCAAGTATGGTAATGAGCGACATCTACaaccagagaaatcacgcgtcgaagttggaacaaaactgcgcgagagagcatgttcggtattttttatagcacagagCGTCGCACTTGaccgccaaaatttgcgctcggactgcccgtctgtaggcatactaaagcattaaAAAATTTAACTACAATATATTGTAAGACtcaggagatatacgcgtgcaaacacgacaaaactgaaacactcgaattcagggccggattttctagatttttttttcacgaaaactattccgtagaaattattcacgttaccgctgttgatcatcatgtacgatgagcttctaaataaaaaaataaataatgaaaatccaggaggtcaatgggacctccctgcctgaactgacgtgaaaccggccaggGGAGTCAATAATAAGGCACTTACATTCCTATTTTTGGTGGCAGAGGACAGCTACCTAGATGACACTGTGTCCTTGCACAGGAAGCATGGGAGATCCTGCGCGAAATGCACACGAATCGAGTCAATTGATTCGCCATCCAGTAAAGGTAAGTAAAGGAGCTTTGCCCttcaataataaaaaaagcagGAAGTAAAAAACCACATGTGCGATGTTCACATATGGTCCACGCGCTGGCCCACAGTGCTGGTAGTACTGTCATCACAACAGTGGTAGTGTCGTAAGCACTGCCTCCTTTCAGcactctctgtttttttttttgttttttttttgccaccacTTTTTTGACAATTCTGTTTAAGAGATCCTTAatgaaaaataataaaaataataacaatataAAGAACTAAATTCAGCACTGACAGATATACGGTATGCATTGCAACTGAATAAATGAAACCCGAATGTCATGTTGTGatgtattgtattttattttatgtgaTATTCGAAACATCCATACGTCATGTTATGCATTTAATTGCGTGGTTTTCATAAGTCACCTTGAACGTGTTGCGTAATTGACGTTCCCACGAAATGCCCAGCACCTGTTACAGTAATAAGCCACTCGACTCAATGCGAGGCCGAATTCCCCGAAGAGCtgtgacaataaaaacaacCGCAAGGCCATTGATGCATGAGCTTCAATAGGGCAAGTCACTTTTACTGAATGCCTACGGAGGAGGCAGATTAGGGACAGGTCTCCCAAAACAGGAAACGAGCGACCCGCTTCCCAACGAAAGAAAGGCGCAGCCGCTGCACGGCCGCCTTTGTATTTGTTAATCCTGCTCACTTTTCCTGAGAACTATAACACTTTCGCTCTCAGTACGTAGAATTCTGTGTTTCCATTTGATTTGCGGAAGCTCCGTAACTCCTGATTGGATGGCTCATTACACGTCAGTTCCTGACGCTGTAATTGAACGAAAACTTGAGAAAGGGAGTTTGTCCTGATTAATTATGTATTGATTGGTCAGAAAATATGATGTCACATCGTGGGCAGCACGTGACGCCAGTCCGGCGAGAAACCTTTAAAAGCTGAAGTTTTCTTTGTGTAATTTATTCTGGATTTCAATCTGAAGTCTGGTCTCTACGAGACGCCATGTAGATACTGTAGATAGACTGCTGTCTTCATCGATCGTCGGCTGACTCTTCGTTGACCGCGTCCACCACCGAATCATCATCGGATCACCACCACCGATCCACATCTTtcactggcgcagtcgacaggatggTGCGACGTTGGTACAGCAGCGAAGATCACGAGATGAGAAGTCGATGCAACATCAGCTGATCTACAGTGGAAACGGACAGTGGACTCTCCGGAGGAGCCTGGGAAAATCGCTGACTGAGCGAAAGGCTGCCTGGTAGATAGGAAGCAGTGGGAACGTCGAGACAAGAGACCGTCACGCTTGCGGAGAGAGCAGCTGAGGTACCTGGAGGGTCATCGACAGTATACTGCAGATTCTACGTTGGAGAGGACACACCGGCTGCAAGCTTCAGCTTCCACAAGAAAGCCGGGTAACTGAAGGACGTCATCACGGAACGGAGTGTTCAGGAGGTGACGAGTGCAACGTTGACTGTGGACTGGCCCAGTGGTGCGGTTATTTGCAACACGGTGAAGAGCAAGCTTCGTGGGAGACAAATCAAGCGTGACAGGTGAGACACCTCGATTGTTTTCATGGGTTGCCCTTGGTAATGCCAGTAGTGACTAGGTCGTATAGTCATAGAGTTAACAGTCAGGAAAACGGTGCGGGTAACTGTCAGAGTCGAATATCTCATATCGAGATGGCAGAGGGTACGACAAATGTGCCGGGAGCGGAACGATCGGTGTCCAAGGAAATAGAACTTGAGAAGCTTCGACTGGAGCGTTTGCGCCTAGAACTAGAGTTGTGTAAAGCAAAAGCAGCGAGAACTAGTGAGGCGAGTTATACTCTAGGGGAGTTTAAGGATAATGGTGACCAAATCCTGAAGTATTCGCAGCTTATGCGAGGGGTGCTGACAATGATACCTGACGCAGAGTCAAGGGTGCCGTCGTGGTTTGATGGCGTGGAAACTATGTTTCTGTCATTTGCGGTTCCGGACGAAATCAAAGGCGCGATTATCATGCCGTTTTTAACCGAAAAGGTTCGCGGAGCGGTGTCACGTGGTGTGACGGGAAAATTGATCAGCTATGACGAACTGAAGGAGAGGGTACTATCCGAAATGCGACTTTCCCCTGCAGAATACTACAGAATGTTTCGTTCGGCAGTCAAGCAGGAGGATGAAACATGGGTCCAACTCGCTACTAGGCTAACTAGTTACTGGGAGTTTTATGTGAAAAGTAGAGAAGTATCAGACTTCGATAAACTCATGGAGTTAGTTGTAGCGGACCAGATGAAAATGACCATGAGTGAGGGTATGCAATCCTATGTGGCCCTTAATGAGTCAGAGAAATGGTTAAAGCCTGAAGAACTTGCAAAATTGGCCGAATGCCACGAGGAAAGCAGGTCAAGAAAGGGTGGACCACATCCACGTAGTTTCGAAGAGGCACCACGTACTAGACGTGCGGAAATGAATGATAGACCGCAACGGAAAGATATTGATAGAGGACCCAAGCACGAGAGTCGCAGATGCCACTTTTGTAAACAAGTAGGCCACTACAGAAACGAATGCCCGAAAAGGCTTGCCGCGCAGGCGGAGACTAAGCCCAAAACAGTAGCTAGAGTTGAGCAAATGCCGCCACCCAGGGTGGAAGCTGAGCGCGTCGACGACACCGACAAGCGGGTGATCACTGAGAGCGAAAATCAGAACCGACATGTAAACATAGGATCGGGAAGCTCAGAATTTGTTGCGCTCGTGGATTCGGGGGCTGATATTACCGTGATTCGGAGGTCAGTAGTGCCTCATCTAGGAGGGAATGCCGGTACGTTGACGAAACTGCGGGATGCGTTTGGGCATGTAGTGCACGCAGAATTGAGGGAAGTACCGCTGCACCTGGTGGAATCGTTTGAAGGTAGTGGGATTCCTGAATTGATTCTAGTTTGCGCTGTAACTGACGAGCTTGCACCAAACCTAGATGCCCTCCTCACACCTGAGGACTATGAACAGCTAAAGCTTGTACGAACGAACGCGGAGCAGCTAGAGGCTCAGTTCGATGACAATGAATGTAGAGTAGAAACTGCGCTAGAGTTCGAGGAAGAGAACATAGACGCGCTTGTCGCTAGCGTAGGGATAACTGAGAGTCGTGACGCTGATAATGAGGACCACGCAGAAGGTATGGATACCTACAGGTCATTTCGTAGGGAGCAATTGGCTGACGAGTCTTTGAAAGAAGCGTGGGAGCAGGCGAAGCAGGGTACGCATGGTATGATCACTACGGATGGAATGTTGTTCCATAAGGATCACGTCAGTCAACGTATGTGCACGCAGCTAGTCTTGCCAAAAGCTCGCCGAAAAACTGTTTTGGAAATTGCGCACGACGCACCAGTGGGAGGACACTTTGCGCAAAGGAAAACAATACAACGCATAAAGAATTCCTTCTATTGGCCGGGAATGGATAGGGACATAAAACAGTACTGCCAAAGTTGTCATAGCTGTCAGATTAACTCTGGGCAACGGGCAAGCGATAAGGTCCCAATCACGCCACTAACTAGACCAAGCGCGCCATTTAAAACGGTTATGATGGACTGTATCGGGCCCCTCGACCCACCCTCATCACGTGGGCACCGTTACGCACTCTGCGTGGTAGATCTCTGCACACGATGGCCAGAAGTGGTCTGTCTGCGTTCACTAACCGCGAAAGCCACATGCGATGCACTTGTTGAGATATTTTCGCGAATGGGGACACCGGAGATGATATACTCTGACCAAGGTACCAACTTTAAGGCTAGGCTGACGCAGGAGCTAGAGAAATGTCTGGGCATTGTGCCCCGGTTTGCAACACCGGATCACCCGGAGAGTTCAGGAGCGGTAGAGCGTTGGAATGGTACATTCAAGGGAATGCTACGTCATGTGATTCAAAAGCATGGGAGAGACTGGGACCGCATGGTACCCTGTCTACTATGGGCGTACCGCGAAATCCCAAATGAAACGACAGGAGTATCCCCCTTTGAAGTGCTCTATGGTCGGACGCCGAATGGACCGCTGTCTATCTTACGGAAGACATGGATTGGAGAATGGACACCTCCAACTAGCTTGAATTCTTCAGTGGAAGAATACTTAATGAATTTGCGTAGAAAAATGGCAGAAATGGCGGAAGTTGCGGGAAAACAATCACAGGAACGACAGGGTCGTTACGCGGTAGGCTATAACCTCAGGGCGAAGAGTAAGACTTTCTCAGAAGCGGACCAAGTACTGGTTTTGGATCCTAACCGTACGGGAAAGATGGAAGCACGATGGGTAGGGCCCGCAACGATTTTAAAAGGTCAGCGGAAGGATAGCTACATGGTCAAAATGCCGGACGGTTCGAAGAGGTGGATTCACGCGAATAAGCTAAGGCCGTATATAGCTCGTGTGAACGCTGTAGGTGTCATATTTGATAACGATGACGAATTTGGAGACATAGTTGAGGCTccctgaaatcagaagtgtatTACACATAGCACCGAAGTAGATCCGTTGAGGTTGGAAATGTCAGATTTACAAGCAGATCAGATTCGAACGGTCGAAACTCTCATAAACGAGTTCTCAGAAGTATTTTCAGAGAGACCTGGAAAATGCAGGGTAGGCTCACACAAGATTGAACTAATCGAAGGGGCAGAACTCAAGAAATCGTATCCGTATAAAGTCCCCATTGCACTTCGAAAGGAAGTTGATCGCCAAATCAGCGAGCTGCTGGAATGGGATATGACTTACCCCGTGGAATCAAGTTTCGCACACCCCACCGTATGCGTCGCGAAAAAGGACGGTGGCGTACGTCTTTGTATAGATTATAGGCGGTTAAACGCGGTGACTGTAGCAGACGGATTTCCGATGAGGAACGCCACGGAACTGCTGTGGGATGTATCACGGGCACAGTACATCAGTGTCCTAGACATGACCAGAGGTTACTGGCAGGTAGCAGTTGATGAAGAGTCTAGGAAATTCACGGCGTTTGTAACACCAACTGGGCAGTACGCATGGAAAGTGATGCCGTACGGGTTGCGAAACTCAGCCCAAACGTTCCAGCGAGTTATGAATGACATACTTGCGCCGCACGCTTCGTACGCCTGTTCCTATATAGACGATGTGGCGATTTATTCCGCAAGTTGGGAAGAGCACGTAGACCACCTGCGTAAAGTATTAGCCACCCTAAAAGGGGCAGGACTCTCGGTGAATCCCCGGAAATGTAAATTCGGGCAAAGAACTGTAAAATACTTGGGACATGTAGTTGGCTCGGGAACTCACGCCCCAGACCCAGAAAGGGTGGAAGCAATACAGAGGGTAGAGCGGCCTAAAACTAAGAAGCAGTTAAGAAGTCTATTAGGCTTACTGAACTATTACAGGGATTATGTGAGGAACTACTCAGAGAGTGTGTTGCCTCTCACGAGACTGACGGGCAAACGGGTCCCCAACATCTTGCCTTGGGATGAAAAGGCAGAACAGGCATTTCTGTATATCAAGCAAGCTCTTGCTGAAATCCCCCAGCTAGTAGCGCCGGACCCATGTAAGGACTTCACGCTGACGACCGACGCGTCTGAGTACGCTGTAGGGGCTTGTCTGTCACAAACGGGACATGACGGGAAAGAATACCCCGTAGCATTCTTAAGCAAGAAGCTTTCCCCGACACAAACCCGATGGGCAACCATAGAGCGTGAGGCATACGCCATCATCTGGGCATTAGGGCGTTTAGATACCTGGTTGTTTGGGCGAAAGGTAAAAGTGGTAACTGACCACGACCCGTTACGATACCTCACCCATACCTCCCCGAATAGTGCTCGCCTCACCCGTTGGGCGCTAGCATTACAGAAGTATGATATTTCCTTGTCGCACATTAAAGGAAGAGACAATATCGCCGCGGACGCGCTCTCAAGAATGTTCAACGAGAGCTAGTGGTAATGTAGGGCAGCCTGTGAGGAGAATCGTGGTGTCTTTCATGTTGTGAGTACTGGACAATTGGGCATTGTAATCCCCGATCGTATGTTGTTTCGGATTGTTATATTCAGTTTGAATGTTGGTTGGACATGTGCATATCCCGCCACATTCTTGGGGGAAGGGTGTCATGTTGTGAggtattgtattttattttatgttataTTCGAAACATCTATACGTCATGTTATGCATTTAATTGCTTCGTTTTCATAAGTCATCTTGAACGTGTTGCGTAATTGACGTTCCCACGAAATGCCCAGCACCTGTTACAGTAATAAGCCACTCGACTCAAGGCGAGGCCGAATTCCCCGAAGAGCtgtgacaataaaaacaacCGCAAGGCCATTGATGCATGAGCTTCAATAGGGCAAGTCACTTTTACTGAATGCCTACGGAGGAGGCAGATTAGGGACAGGTCTCCCAAAACAGGAAACGAGCGACCCGCTTCCCAACGAAAGAAAGGCGCAGCCGCTGCACGGCCGCCTTTGTATTTGTTAATCCTGCTCACTTTTCCTGAGAACTATAACACTTTCGCTCTCAGTACGTAGAATTCTGTGTTTGCATTTGATTTGCGGAAGCTCCGTAACCCCTGATTGGATGGCTCATTACACGTCAGTTCCTGACGCTGTAATTGAACGAAAACTTGAGAAAGGGAGTTTGCCCTGATTAATTATGTATTGATTGGTCAGGAAATATGATGTCACATCGTGGGCAGCACGTGACGCCAGTCCGGCGAGAAACCTTTAAAAGCTGAAGTTTTCTTTGTGTAATTTATTCTGGATTTCAATCTGAAGTCTGGTCTCTACGAGACGCCATGTAGATACTGTAGATAGACTGCTGTCTTCATCGATCATCGGCTGACTCTTCGTTGACCGCGTCCACCACCGAATCATCATCGGATCACCACCACCGATCCACATCTTTCACTCCGAAGCTGCA from Ornithodoros turicata isolate Travis unplaced genomic scaffold, ASM3712646v1 Chromosome15, whole genome shotgun sequence includes these protein-coding regions:
- the LOC135372478 gene encoding uncharacterized protein LOC135372478, whose product is MAEGTTNVPGAERSVSKEIELEKLRLERLRLELELCKAKAARTSEASYTLGEFKDNGDQILKYSQLMRGVLTMIPDAESRVPSWFDGVETMFLSFAVPDEIKGAIIMPFLTEKVRGAVSRGVTGKLISYDELKERVLSEMRLSPAEYYRMFRSAVKQEDETWVQLATRLTSYWEFYVKSREVSDFDKLMELVVADQMKMTMSEGMQSYVALNESEKWLKPEELAKLAECHEESRSRKGGPHPRSFEEAPRTRRAEMNDRPQRKDIDRGPKHESRRCHFCKQVGHYRNECPKRLAAQAETKPKTVARVEQMPPPRVEAERVDDTDKRVITESENQNRHVNIGSGSSEFVALVDSGADITVIRRSVVPHLGGNAGTLTKLRDAFGHVVHAELREVPLHLVESFEGSGIPELILVCAVTDELAPNLDALLTPEDYEQLKLVRTNAEQLEAQFDDNECRVETALEFEEENIDALVASVGITESRDADNEDHAEGMDTYRSFRREQLADESLKEAWEQAKQGTHGMITTDGMLFHKDHVSQRMCTQLVLPKARRKTVLEIAHDAPVGGHFAQRKTIQRIKNSFYWPGMDRDIKQYCQSCHSCQINSGQRASDKVPITPLTRPSAPFKTVMMDCIGPLDPPSSRGHRYALCVVDLCTRWPEVVCLRSLTAKATCDALVEIFSRMGTPEMIYSDQGTNFKARLTQELEKCLGIVPRFATPDHPESSGAVERWNGTFKGMLRHVIQKHGRDWDRMVPCLLWAYREIPNETTGVSPFEVLYGRTPNGPLSILRKTWIGEWTPPTSLNSSVEEYLMNLRRKMAEMAEVAGKQSQERQGRYAVGYNLRAKSKTFSEADQVLVLDPNRTGKMEARWVGPATILKGQRKDSYMVKMPDGSKRWIHANKLRPYIARVNAVGVIFDNDDEFGDIVEAP